Proteins from a single region of Nocardiopsis dassonvillei subsp. dassonvillei DSM 43111:
- a CDS encoding tetratricopeptide repeat protein codes for MPRPWKRPDLPPGGLDELNRALHELHHRAGWPSSRQIQRALDAKGVPMSHTKVHDTLTKPDLPPKGAVEMITEVLAEAVRGADADTEVERLLDLWQDASDGTLSSSSAAHGEPRAEAPPPALRPPTGGGQGGDEQAYEWGDVPREWRDRAEAGEPDAMISIGLRFGVWGEKDKAETWYRRAVEAGSTRAMDNLGSLLEDRGDLGEAEEWFRRAAEDGHTDAMDNLGSLLEGRGELDEAEGWFRRAVEDGHTDAMNNLGVLLRGQGELDEAEGWFRRAAEDGHLQAMNDLGVLLRGRGRLDEAESWFRNAAGKNGNAHAMYNLGSLLEDRGELGGADVWYRRAAKNGNTQAMYNLAFLLHREGDKDEAETWYRRAAEFGHTAAMYNLGVLLQGRGRPGEAQGWWQRALAATGRRRGR; via the coding sequence GTGCCCCGGCCCTGGAAGCGTCCCGATCTGCCCCCGGGTGGGCTCGACGAGCTCAACCGCGCGCTGCATGAGTTGCACCACCGGGCCGGCTGGCCCTCCTCCCGACAGATCCAGCGCGCCCTGGACGCCAAGGGGGTGCCCATGTCCCACACCAAGGTTCACGACACCCTCACCAAGCCGGACCTGCCGCCCAAGGGCGCGGTCGAGATGATCACCGAGGTCCTGGCGGAGGCGGTCCGCGGCGCCGACGCCGACACCGAGGTCGAGCGCCTCCTGGACCTGTGGCAGGACGCCTCCGACGGCACCCTGTCCTCTTCTTCCGCGGCGCACGGCGAACCCCGGGCCGAAGCACCGCCCCCGGCGCTCCGGCCTCCGACCGGCGGCGGACAGGGCGGGGACGAGCAGGCCTACGAGTGGGGAGACGTGCCGCGGGAGTGGAGGGACAGGGCCGAGGCCGGTGAACCCGACGCCATGATCAGCATCGGCCTCAGGTTCGGGGTCTGGGGCGAGAAGGACAAGGCGGAGACCTGGTACCGCCGTGCCGTCGAGGCGGGCAGTACCCGGGCCATGGACAACCTCGGGAGCCTGTTGGAGGACCGGGGCGACCTGGGGGAGGCCGAGGAGTGGTTCCGCCGCGCCGCCGAGGACGGTCACACCGATGCCATGGACAACCTCGGGAGCCTGCTGGAGGGCCGGGGCGAGCTGGACGAGGCCGAGGGGTGGTTCCGCCGCGCGGTCGAGGACGGTCACACCGATGCCATGAACAACCTCGGTGTCCTGCTGCGGGGACAGGGTGAGCTGGACGAGGCCGAGGGGTGGTTCCGCCGTGCCGCCGAGGACGGACACCTCCAGGCCATGAACGACCTCGGCGTCCTGTTGCGGGGACGGGGGCGGCTCGACGAAGCCGAATCCTGGTTCCGCAACGCCGCCGGCAAGAACGGCAACGCGCACGCCATGTACAACCTCGGGTCCCTGTTGGAGGACCGGGGCGAGCTCGGCGGGGCCGATGTGTGGTACCGGCGCGCCGCCAAGAACGGCAACACCCAGGCCATGTACAACCTCGCGTTTCTGCTTCACCGAGAGGGGGACAAGGACGAGGCCGAGACCTGGTACCGCCGTGCCGCTGAGTTCGGCCACACCGCCGCCATGTACAACCTCGGCGTGCTGCTCCAGGGGCGGGGCAGGCCCGGGGAGGCCCAGGGGTGGTGGCAGCGGGCGTTGGCCGCGACGGGTCGGCGCCGCGGGCGCTGA